A window of Streptomyces sp. DG1A-41 contains these coding sequences:
- a CDS encoding antibiotic biosynthesis monooxygenase has product MICILTKWWHAEGRREEAVTALEELVLQVKKYEPDTSMYCLHTSIVDGSKPPPPANEVIFLGAWKDRKAFDDHRTGPVFTKWLADNLELFVQNDGRLYVSAEFADRFAGFVRSEAIGS; this is encoded by the coding sequence ATGATCTGCATCCTCACGAAGTGGTGGCACGCCGAAGGCCGGCGAGAGGAGGCGGTCACGGCGCTGGAGGAACTGGTGCTGCAGGTGAAGAAGTACGAGCCCGACACCTCCATGTACTGCCTGCACACCTCCATCGTGGACGGCTCCAAGCCCCCGCCTCCCGCGAACGAGGTGATCTTCCTCGGCGCCTGGAAGGACCGCAAGGCGTTCGACGACCACCGCACCGGCCCGGTCTTCACGAAGTGGCTGGCGGACAACCTCGAGCTCTTCGTGCAGAACGACGGCAGGCTCTACGTCAGCGCGGAGTTCGCCGACCGCTTCGCCGGCTTCGTCCGCAGCGAGGCGATCGGCAGCTGA